Within the Kluyveromyces lactis strain NRRL Y-1140 chromosome A complete sequence genome, the region ataaagTCAGGTAACTCCCTTAGGACAAATTTTGGTTTAACGGAAGAGTTCCTGTTTGATATAGATCAATATCAATTGCAATGGAAGTATAAAACGTACTCACATATTTTCAAAGCTGTTGATTACGATTCAGGACTTAATTTGGTTAGCGACGAATCCGACAATGAAGATTTAGGTAAATTAGGTGATGAAATCAATGATACTCTGGAACCagaatttcaagaagtGGCGTCGGAAGAAAACGATCTTGCTACGGATGGGTTTGAAGATGACCAACCAGATGGTTTCTTGTTGACCCGCGATAGGAGATTCAGTGGTGACAAGCTATGGAAACCCACAACTCCGAAGTTAAACAACATAAACTCGAATAATGATTCTATTCCTTGTCAGCTTAACTCAATGATCAATGATTACCTAATTCATGAAGGTTACATTGATGTAGCTAAAGGATTCCTTAAGGACCTACAACGTGATTGTATTCCAAACAATTCGGACGAGAGAGCCCGCTTTGTCATAAGGCATAATGAGCGACAGATtgtgaaagaagaacaaaactTACAAGTGCGTCAGACCATACGAAGATATATACACGACGGTGAAATACTTAAGTGCATGAATTACATTGAACAGCAGTTCCCAGgtttattggaaaaataCCTAGAGTTAACTTTCGAAATGAAATGCGCTGACTATTTACTATGCCTTTCTCAACAATCACCCGAAAATGATATGATTGATAGCATTTTAAGCAAGGGACAAGATATTTCCGAGCAATTTCTACAAAATCGAGcaatttctgatgataccagagaaatattcaaagcAAAATTCGATGAAATATCACCTTTGATGGCATATTCCAACCCTTCAAAGGAATGTGCGAATGATTGTTCCTTTTTCCTAACACCAGCATATCTTCAGGAGCGGCTTTTCCAAACCATTAATTCACACATACTACAATATTTGGATAAGAAAAGCCAAAGCTCACTTGAGAGTATGATTGGATACACCAGAGCCATGGTGACTACACTGATGGAAAACGAGTCTTATAATCCACGGGAAAAAGAGCCTGCATATCATAAGTTAGTTAATATTGACGAggatttattgaaattatgAAATTTATGTAATATCATATCGCATATCTATTAACTTTAATCATACGTAAACCCCAAATGAGTTCGTTAAAAATACGATACTGATACCGAAGAATAGGGAGCCAATCCCCCCTAACATGATAACCTTTAGTAATTCGTACACAGAAAAAGGTTTAAccttattcttttcttcgtATTCTTCTGGAAGTGCGGATGAGAGTAACAATGGAGATATAAAGGCAATTGCCAACAGAAGTGAGATAGCTGCGAAATATGGTTGTTTTTCCAATGGAACCAACGATTGGAACTGGGCTGAAGATTTATGAAGTTTCTGAAAGTGAGAGATAATAGGAAAATGTTAGTAAATGATTCAAAGGATTAGAACATTGGCTTATTTAAGCTAATGTAAACATACAAATAATGTCTCGTAACTCATTGTGCTGGTTAATGCTTCGATAGGATATTGGCGTAGAATTTACTTCACCTAACCTTTTTATTGTGTTTACATACACTACTATATTCAcaatttgttgatattttctaaGTGTGTGTTTTTACATTTATTGTATCTTCAATTGCGAACTTCTGACATTTGAGATGTACATAATTACCAAAAAGTGTGAACTACAACCCTATACGCCTCTCGCCAGCGAGGAAACCTCAAATCCTTGTTGAACCAGTTCTGAATTTTCTCGTGTGATACAAAGATGTTTTCGAACAGCTTGAGACTCTCCGGTAGAGTGCTTGCGCATGGCAGAAGATTCAACAGTGGTTGTTGTGAAGTGTATTCCCCTCCTGATATGTCAAAACTCGTACAAGGCGGTTGGTTACATATGAATAGAGATACCAGAGAAGAGATAAATGAGTACCTAGATTGGAGGATGGAAGAGCCGTGgaaaaatttggatttaAATGATAAAAGATGTGCTTACTACATCGCTTATGGAGAATGGGGACCCAGAGCCAAGAAAGGAAGTAAAGAGGACCAGATTGAAATGAACGGACCagaattgatattgaaggCAATGTTCAGTCTAACACTCTTTTTAGCATTAGGTTTTGCATTCCCCAATTACAAGAAAGACAAAACCCTTCAAGAGAATTTAGACAAGTTACGCAAGTCCGCAGAATAGACCAGGCATATGAAATAACCATCATCGTCTCATTTATTAGAACTACTTCCCACTTGTAAATATATAGTAGTGCATTTTCATCCGAAGGAAAAGGGTAACTTGGTAAACTAGACCCATAGGCAATGCaacattcttttctcaCATACTGATACACAACTAATATACATATTCAATATATTATAAATCCCTAATATAATGTGTTGGGCAGGCGTAACCAGCAGGATTTTTGTCTAGGTacaattgatgatattctTCAGCATCATAGAAGTTATCAATCAAAGAGATATCAGTAACAatcttgttgttccatTTTGGCTGCCACtgctctttcaatttttttagCTCGTTGAGATCAGCTTCTGAGTGCGCAAAGATAGCACTACGGTATTGACTACCTTGATCAGGGCCCTGAGCATTTACCGTAGTAGGATCATGAATACGGAAAAAGAAGTCTACAAGCTCCTTCAAAGATACCAGCTTAGGATTGTATGAGATTTGATAAACTTCAGCGAAGCCGGTATCACCCTTCTTGACACGTTCGTAAGAAACTGTATCTGGTTTGTCTTTCAGACTTTCGGATCCATTAGAATATCCAACTTTGCCATCAATGATCTTGTCCCCGAAATGCTTCAAAAAGATGTGTTGAGTACCCCAGAAGCAGCCAGCTGCAAAAGTGATTAACTTATCCGTTTGTGCgttatatttcaaagtcttGGAAATACCTGTAGCCATTGTTTCGAACTAGTCTTTTTACGAGTACGATTCCGAGCAACCTATATATGTTTACTTGCCTTGCCTATAACGAGTCTATATGCAAGGTTTATATTGCAGAACAAGAGAGGGTCCAGAAGTGATGCGTTCCTTATATACTAAACAAAAATAATGTATGTATGTTTCACAGACTCCATGATTATAAATCAACGGTAACTGTGGAACTAGGCTGGCATTCATTTACCTCAACGCTCATGTTAAAATCCACATCAAGTAACCTAATAGCATCTCCCTCAGTTTTTATCCCGTTCACTAAGCTTAACTAAAAGTGTGGCTTCAAGTAGGATTTTTTTAGCTCAGCGTTCCAaggaatttttttcttgtttcgTCATTGTGtgcattttcttttgacgGCTGAAACGATACCTGCCGGAAAGACTGTCAAAAACCAGCGTCAGAATAGGTAGGCGCCATTGGCATCGGCTTGAACGTCCATCAGAAAGACAAATGCAGGGACGACAAGAGACAAGACACAGCATACTGAATAatgatgaatttttaaCCAAGTTTTTCCATAGAATTGTGGTTATTATGTAATTCTGTTTTGTAATATACGTATTTTACAGATCTTCCTCAGACTCCGTATCGATAAGGTCGATGTTCAGGATCTTTATTCCCGCTTTGTTGGGGTTAATAATTTCACGATCctctttttgttcaatacCCGATTCatttgtttgttcttgtaGTAGCGCAGATATTAGGTCTCTCATAGGACCTTCTGTGCGTTGACGTTTGTTTAGAAACCTGTCGAGGGTATTTTTCTGTGGGGATAGGGATCTTCCTCGAGTCTTTTTTGGCGAAGACTTCTTTGATGATAGCCGCAGAGCTTGGCTTGTCTTTGCGGCAGCTATTTCTTTATCCAGGTGTATAAGCAATGATTTCGGAATTACTCCAGTTGGTATCCACATGTAATATGGGTATTTCTGCCTTAGAATGGTAGATTTAGCAGGTGATTTTCGCGGCGAGTTAGCAGAGTCAATCTTTGCAAATCGTGCCCTGCTTGGCAATTCAGCGTTTTGTAATTTAGGAGTCccttcaacttctttttggATTTCCGTAAACAAAAAGGATTTGAAACGTACGCATACCTCCTTGTACTGATGCATTCCATCGCATAGCGAAACTTCATGGTACTCTGTAAGCCTATAATTACCGTTGAATGGGTCTGGGTGTTTCCAAATGTATGATACAATGAAACACTGATGTAAGAATTCGTGAAACCatttatcaaaattcatcaaaaacCTTGGTATTCCGTTCAGTTTCATGAATGCTTCTACCTCTTCGAATTTCACATCAGCGTGTGTTGGTTTACTGGAAAGATCGAAGTTCTGTACTATTGGATCCCTGTAAAATAGTCCAACAGTAACATCAGGCCAATCTTTAAACCGAGACAAACTGTTCATGGATTTAAGGTTCATTCCGAACAACGTTTTGCCGTTCTTTTTTATGGTTCGTAGAATATCTTCCCCAAACTCTTCCCACTTGTGTTGAATTTTGGCCTTTTCTTCGAATTTAGCATCCGCTAAAACAGCAGGAAGCTTTTTCGAAATATCTGGCTCTCTGCTTTTGGACAATATAGCTGCCCTCTTACCTCCGAGGCCTTTCACTCCTCCATTATAATCGCTCCCAACTAGAAGATTGAATAATACAAATCTATCTCTGTCCCAATCCTTTATGATATCCAAATCTACAAACGTTACGAAACGTTCATTCTGTTTCGATTTTACAGGAGAGTTTGAGGAGTTTGGGAGATCTTGCCAGCCATGTTTTGAGTAATTTTTTAATACTTTGCTTGCTCCAAATGACAATACGTCTGCATCATTCGAGAGTACAAAATCTACCTGCCCTACCAATTGCAAAAACGCGCATTGAGCCTCACCTTCTCCAGGCGCGTTGATGGTTTGTATATTGAATAATTTGCAGCATTCTATAATATAATCATCAACATAGCTCACGCTGTCATGATTAAATCGATTCATTGATCTCATTAACCAGTATGAGTCCCAAAGTGTTGCGACTTTGCGCTTTTTTCGCCTTTTTCCATCTAACTTGAACGTACCATcgaaaataataacaatgaAACACTGGAGATGTAACATCTCCTTTAATTTCCTTAACCAATTTAACAATGTCTTCGATTTGTTTTGTGGTTCATCGAAATACCCGCATTCGAATAACCATAAGTATCCATCTATGGCAATTCTTGGGAACCTTCCATTCTTCTCAACAAACTCTGCAACAAATTGCTTAAATGCAACACGGGGTACGTTGTACTGGGATATTTGGTTCCATAATTCACTTGATCCCATATGACCATTTATTTATCTGTCAGTTCGGCGGACCCTTCTTGATTTCTCAGCATTGTTCATTTAAGTCGATAGAGAATTAATTGCCTATGCATTGTATTGTAccttaattttttttgatgaaatcattCCTATATAATAGTTATGATAGCATTACAAAATAAGAATATATGAGAATggcagaagaaatcataCAGGAGTAATGAGTTATTCAACAAAGCCTTATGGTTACATTTAAAAATTATTGTACTATCCTATGAATTGTTACATGCCAAACTTCAACCAATCCAAATCATCCATTACattgttttccttttttggTTTCGAAAGAGACGAGCCCGATGATTCGAACAATGAAGGGTTGGATTGCCTGGTTGATGGAGTCTTTCGTCTAGCCACTTGTTGCTGTTCGTATTGCAGTATACCtctttgttgttgaagGGTATCTACATAACTGCTTCTTGGCGATGCTGCTGGTACTGAAGAGCCAAAATTTTGTTGTGTTTGGCTATGATGTGATGGTGGTGTTTGTGACAACTGTTGACCAGAAGAagcattttcaacaaatgaTGAGGAGcttgaagatgaattaGAGGAATTCTGTAATTGCTGGGAAAGTAAAGATTTGTGTGACTTCTTTGGTTGGGAGtttggatttgaaaataGCTCAAACGGTGATCTTGATGAGTTGGGTGATGCAATGTTTTGCGGCTGTGACAGAGAATGATTGGCCCATGAATTCGGTGCTGATATTGTCGCGTTGCTCGAAGAATTTGTGGATGATGATAGATTGTTCGCATTCTGTGAAGTTGCAGTAGATGCCTGGCTGTTACTACCGTTAGTGCTTATTCCTGCAGAAGTATGATTTGAGGAGGAGTTATGCTGTTGGTGTTGTAGCTGTTGTAGTGACTGTGCCataaatgatgatgactGGGATATTTGAGTTCTCGAAGATTTGCGACGGGGTATTGAAACACCAAGACCAGTTGAAGGAGACGTTGGATAAAACCTGGGTGAATTCGAATATCTAGGTGAAGATGCCGCGCTATTAGGTTGAGAGACttgcatttgaatttgatattggAATTGTTGTAATGTGTTTTCCCTTGACCCAGGTGATGGTTTTGGcagaattggaacaacagatcttgatgaagatgacttGCTGGACGTTGAGGATGAAGTTGAGGAACGTCTGGATTTTGTTGCCGTCTTCTTGTTGAGATTATTCAATGAGTTTTGACTTAATGCAGATTGGTTATAAATATTAGCTGCCGGCTGAATTGAAGTGTGCTTTGCCGAAAGTTTCCTTTGAAATTTCTCAGGAGACTGTGATCCTCTATTTGTGGAATGATCATTCTGTCCTTGTAATTCCATATTTGATGCTGGTTTGTCATCTTTTTTGGTTCTCTTCTTGGTATTCCTCTTTTTTATGATATCACTCTTCAACGATAAAGGTCTCATTGTGCCGTGTAACTTTTGAAACAAACCGCAGGCGTTACAAAGTGTATTACCATCTGGATCACGCCTCCAAAGTGgagttttcaaagttttaCAATTATAGCACTGCGTTGGCGGTTTATTTGCTTTAGCACCATTGTTCACGGGAGGTCCGTTCATGACTTGCATATTTGTCGACGAAGAACACCTTCTATACTGAGGTAGAGTGGTTGTCGGAAGGTTTTTCACAGAGGAATTTTTCTTGACAAGATTGGTAGTAGTGTGTGTAAGTAGAGGTAGAGCCCCATCTTCATTCATGTCATTTTTAATAAGAAGATTTCTGGAACTACTTCTTCGCGGAAGTTGAGGTTGTTTATGTTGGTATTCATCTGCTTTGATTGTTGACTGACTAGAGTTATTGTTTTGGAATAATCTAGGGTGTTGGTACGCCAAAGAGCTGCTGTTCGGTCCATTATCATGTTGCTGGTGTAACAAGTGATTCCAACTGTTTTGGAAATGCGAATTAGAGTtggtattattattattattattgttgcCGTTATTATTGCCATTATTGTAATTATTATTAGTTATGGACGCCGTGCTAGATGCGGGATTGAAGCCAGGTGTAGTTGTTCCTGGAGTGAATTGTTCtgagttgaaagatgaCGGGGCACTTATCGTTGCGGAATCACTATGATCACTCGGCGTCATCATAAATTCATGGACATTAAAATCCCAGAGTTGAGCAATTTCACCATTTTGCAAATTCAAGTCGTTCCCAATTAACTGGCCTGCAGTTGTTGATGGTGTAACACTTTGAACAATATCTATCGGCCTACTTTTCAACCCATTATGCGATGATATTTCTGCCACAGGTGTTTTCCAGCCACCTTCATCATCCTCTTCGCCAATAACATCGGGGCTACCATCATCTTTCATAGAAGCATTTGTAATggtagtagtagtagtatTAGATTCGAATTTCAGAGTAGTAGCGACAGGAGACGAAGTGTCTTGTTGCAGTCCCCCAACATCCAAGTTCAGATTTTCAGGCAATATCTCCAACATGGCATCAAACTGTGTATGGTTCCACGACGGCTCATGGCTCACGCCAGAATCTGTACTAGCGAACAGTTCGAAGGGATCATGAAGACCCCTGTCCGACATCTTTGGAACAGATTTAATCAAGTTGATAAAAGTGGATTGTGTGATTTCTCTTCTTATATATCCACAGTTGATGaacaaaataataataagaGAATACTGAATATAATCATAAAAAGGATTCAGTACCCCTTATATgaccaaaaaaataacaaaTAATCTCTTTGATTAAGGTACACTCAAGACCCAGCTGTACCCTTTGTTGCCCTTTAGCCTTGTTAATCATTGTACTTCTTATTGCAGTGAAGCCCTTCTTTGTTCacttatttcttttcgaaaactATATAattttaaagatttcaTAGTTTCCATACcgaaagaaaaaaaaaatttagCAGAATCGACTCATACCATATGAGTCTGACTGTCTTAATTCAAACAACTAGCTATGAGACTGCTTTTCTCACGAAGCAAATGTATCGAATTATTAATAAAAGATAGACTGTGTTTTTACGCTCTAGGATAGTCATCTTCATATCTAAACATTCGTATATGCTGTATATCCTAGAATTGGGGACGACACATTAAATATGTCTGATAGTCATACAACCGTATCACCAGGCACCGAATTATTCCTATCAAAGGAACAACGTATTCTACAAATAACTTTACGTCGATCTCTTCCTATTCTAGGCTCTACCTCGGCTGTACTTTGTCCAACTAGAACCAGTAATTTCGTGTGACACTTATCCCATCCCACTATGACCAGATATTTTGCTTTTCTGGCCAGACTTTTCGGCATACGTCTTTTTTCTCTCATCATTAGAACCAAAAGAACGATATCAAAAGGTGTGCCAGACCCACCACCTCACTCTTCCATTAGTTAATGTTTACACTAACAAATTCTTGTAACATTAACGAGATGCAAGGTATAAATATGCTGCCTGCATCCCGTGTACCGTTTGCTTTCGACCATTGTATCCGTAACGTCGGGAACCGTTTCTTGAGTCACTTCGTACGATGTACATTCTTTACAGATTTATCCCAAGAGGCACGAAATcgatttttttgaagatgaaaaaaaagctttgaatttcactttgtatatataaataaatgCCAATACgcatatatacatataagGAATACGGTTAGTTAACGCGTGAACAACATAAATATTGCGTGTCTGGTACTTCAACTGGGAAACCTGTTTTTTAATTTGAACTTGGGATAGGATTCATTAGATTGTATTGTTGCCTTAGCCACTTAATCCTCTTTTACCGTGGTCAATTGTCAattatattttgtttgatttaAAGCATCATTCTTTAATTTGGTTTTCCGTTTCTGAATTTTGGacgttgttgaaaacaaagaagacCGTTAAGATAACGCTTGAAGAACTTTCTGATACACCAAATCACTGTAATTGATATTCCATACTGTTGAGACTTTTACATCCGTGATAATTCAAATACTATTGAAAATAACAAATGTCTCAATTAAAGGTTGATAATGGGCCTTTGTCCCACGTTGCAAACAGTGGACCGATCTCCATTGGTGCATATTGTTTTTCATCTATTATGATGACAGTGACTAATAAGTTTGTTGTCAATTTGAAAGGGTTCAACATGAATTTCGTCATGTTGTTTGTGCAAGCTGCCGTTTGTGTGAATTTGCTATTTTTCCTAAGACTGTTGGGTTATGCCAAGTTTAGACCTTTGAACAGAACTGATGCGAAGAACTGGTTCCCAATCACCATTTTCTTGGTCTTGATGATCTACACATCTTCCAAGTCTTTGCAATACTTGGCTGTTCCAATCTAcaccattttcaaaaatttgacCATTATCTTGATCGCTTACGGTGAAGTTTTGTTCTTCGGTGGGAGCGTGACCGCTATGGAATTGtcatctttcttgttgatGGTTCTTTCATCCGTGGTTGCTACTTTGGGAGATCAACAAGCTCTTAAGAAGACCGCAGACGCAGGCGcttctcttttcaacatcGGTTACATGTGGATGTTCATTAACTGTTTGTCTTCTGCGGCATTCGTTTTGGTGATGAGAAAGAGAATTAAGTTGACCAACTTCAAGGATTTCGATACCATGTTCTACAACAATATCTTATCCATGCCTGTTCTATTAGCCTTATCTTTCCTAATGGAAGATTGGTCCACTGAAAATTTGACCAAAAACTTGAGTAGAGATTCCGTCACTGCTATGATTATCTCTGGTATGACTGCCGTCTGTATCTCATACTGTTCCGGTTGGTGTGTCAGAGTCACTTCTTCCACAACTTACTCAATGGTTGGTGCTTTGAACAAGTTACCAATTGCTCTTTCCggtttgatcttctttgacGCTCCAAAGAACTTCTTATCCAtcttttccatctttttgGGCTTCTTGTCCGGTATTGTCTATGCTGTCgcaaaacaaaagaagcaaCAAAACCCTCAACCATCGGCTCCTATTAAATAAGAAGGATTCATGTCAACTGTTCCCTCTTGTATTTTTGTAAGATCTCTTTTGGCATTAACAAGAGTAAAACGATAGATATCCACTTTAAATGAAACTTTAAAGGATGAGTGCGATCATCTGCAGCACTGAATAGAAAGCAATAGCGAATAAACACTAAAGACACTTTTCATAAACACTTATTGCTCAAATTTTATAGCGATTACATAATTTGGTGGCCAATGTATTGACTGTGCTCGCACTTACGTAACTGCCTTGTGTATAACTAGTATTTACACTGTGTTAATTTTGAGGTATGAATAAACTATATTCCGACATTGTTAAGCAAACAACACAggaaaaatataaaacCACACAACTAAGGACTACCAAACCTAAAAGGATTTaatcaataaagaaagagtgAGGCATGAACGATCTACTAGTTAATTACAATGCtatcaaatgatgaagatgaagtcGTAGCGTCTTCAGATGATGGCCTATATGCCAAAATATGGGACATAAGAGATGAAGAACTAGATGATAACGGAAAAAATAGTGACCACTTCTCTGATCCTGGGGAGAGTTTCTTACTGAGCTCTGATGATGCTATGCTACCAACTGATAGAGTGTTAAACAACATCATGAGCTCCAACGCACATATAGGCACTAAAAGACGCAGAAGTACAGATCGCGAGAAACTTTGGGAAGAATGGCATAAATCGTTGAAAAGCTCAATGGAAATAAATAACATGACCATGGAGCTGAAATCATTCACGGATAAACGACCTGACGTTCAAGCTTCGCAGCGTAAGAATTCTCCTCACTATGACCGGCAGAAGCAAATAGCTTACTCAATTAAAAGAAACATACCTACATCATTGTTGACTGAATTAGCTGCTGACGTTTCGGATAGTACTGTGGACTGGTACTTTTTAAGGGAAGATCCTGATTTTAGCGTGGTACCAAGCAGATACTCAACGTTTTTGGGAAAAAGGTTAAGCATTCCTCTAGATGATCTTTACAAGAAATTCGGAGCTGATCTTCGCGCAAATATAGAGTATACAAACTGTCCTTATGGTAAATTAATTCCGGTAGAAACTATGTGCGGCCTTATCGAATCTAATAATTCGGATAGCGTTCAAGCATTTAAGCattttatcaaattcattcTTGATAGAAAAATATCGGGTAATTTAAAGACAAAATGGGTTATAAATATGTGGAATCGTTTCACTTGTGATAAATTGTCGGTATATTTCGAAGTTACTCCACGAAATTTTTATCTAATGCATTACAGGTTAACTAGATTAATACCCATTGAAAGTGAAATTGTTTCTAAACTATTTCCAAACGACAATGATGTAATCACTGAGTTCGAAAATTTACTAGATTCTCAGGAATGGACGTCTTTATTGTATTTTATTATACTTGTTTTAGGAACATCTGCATTACCGTTTGGCCCTTCACCGCGAATGACGTACATCAAAGACTGTATATTGGACTTAAATTCACAAAACTCGTCAAAAATACAATTATCGATCATAAAGGCATATCTTACAGTATGTTCAAAAATCACCCAGCGCTAGGTCAGATTAATAGAGTTATCTTAGTATATAGACTAGTCTCTACTGTGTCCTATGTATAAGTACAATTTTGTAACATTAATTTTCTTAAATTAAGTGTGCCGTTGTTTGTTTGGTAAACTAAGATGGTTTATGGTTATCGCCTCCTGAGTTGACACTCTAATAAGGTATTACATTTGGCTTATTCCTTTGCAAAAATTTCAGGGCACGCCTTAGGCAAATCAGTGATTGCTTTTATGATTGTCGCTTCGCTGGGACTGGTACTGAAAAAGTCATCGAAGCCAGCCTCTACCAAGTGGATAGACTTTCTCAAACCAAGCTTGATGGAAGTTCTAATATTGCTTCCACTATCGTCAATAAAATATGCATTAGAGTATTCTCCAAGTCCAGATTGAAGTTTTGCCTTTTCGAATGCTCTGACATCGGGCTTACAGACTAAGTCACTTTGCGAGTAATCACAGTAAGTTATCCCATCAAATAGATCAGCAATACCTAATAACCGTACACAACGTAGTCCATGATTCTTATATGCATTTGTGAAAAGCCACATCTTGTCAAAACATCCACTTTCTCTGATTCGTTGcaatatctttctttgttcagGATCCggtttcaaaatatcttgAAGGGGCAACGAATCGTCCACTAATTCATTATATTCA harbors:
- the OST5 gene encoding dolichyl-diphosphooligosaccharide--protein glycotransferase subunit (similar to uniprot|Q92316 Saccharomyces cerevisiae YGL226C-A OST5 Zeta subunit of the oligosaccharyltransferase complex of the ER lumen, which catalyzes asparagine-linked glycosylation of newly synthesized proteins), with amino-acid sequence MSYETLFKLHKSSAQFQSLVPLEKQPYFAAISLLLAIAFISPLLLSSALPEEYEEKNKVKPFSVYELLKVIMLGGIGSLFFGISIVFLTNSFGVYV
- the MTC3 gene encoding Mtc3p (similar to uniprot|P53077 Saccharomyces cerevisiae YGL226W); amino-acid sequence: MFSNSLRLSGRVLAHGRRFNSGCCEVYSPPDMSKLVQGGWLHMNRDTREEINEYLDWRMEEPWKNLDLNDKRCAYYIAYGEWGPRAKKGSKEDQIEMNGPELILKAMFSLTLFLALGFAFPNYKKDKTLQENLDKLRKSAE
- the MXR1 gene encoding peptide-methionine-S-sulfoxide reductase (highly similar to uniprot|P40029 Saccharomyces cerevisiae YER042W MXR1 Peptide methionine sulfoxide reductase reverses the oxidation of methionine residues involved in oxidative damage repair providing resistance to oxidative stress and regulation of lifespan); amino-acid sequence: MATGISKTLKYNAQTDKLITFAAGCFWGTQHIFLKHFGDKIIDGKVGYSNGSESLKDKPDTVSYERVKKGDTGFAEVYQISYNPKLVSLKELVDFFFRIHDPTTVNAQGPDQGSQYRSAIFAHSEADLNELKKLKEQWQPKWNNKIVTDISLIDNFYDAEEYHQLYLDKNPAGYACPTHYIRDL
- the YEN1 gene encoding crossover junction endodeoxyribonuclease (weakly similar to uniprot|P40028 Saccharomyces cerevisiae YER041W YEN1 Protein of unknown function has similarity to endonuclease Rth1p potentially phosphorylated by Cdc28p); the protein is MGSSELWNQISQYNVPRVAFKQFVAEFVEKNGRFPRIAIDGYLWLFECGYFDEPQNKSKTLLNWLRKLKEMLHLQCFIVIIFDGTFKLDGKRRKKRKVATLWDSYWLMRSMNRFNHDSVSYVDDYIIECCKLFNIQTINAPGEGEAQCAFLQLVGQVDFVLSNDADVLSFGASKVLKNYSKHGWQDLPNSSNSPVKSKQNERFVTFVDLDIIKDWDRDRFVLFNLLVGSDYNGGVKGLGGKRAAILSKSREPDISKKLPAVLADAKFEEKAKIQHKWEEFGEDILRTIKKNGKTLFGMNLKSMNSLSRFKDWPDVTVGLFYRDPIVQNFDLSSKPTHADVKFEEVEAFMKLNGIPRFLMNFDKWFHEFLHQCFIVSYIWKHPDPFNGNYRLTEYHEVSLCDGMHQYKEVCVRFKSFLFTEIQKEVEGTPKLQNAELPSRARFAKIDSANSPRKSPAKSTILRQKYPYYMWIPTGVIPKSLLIHLDKEIAAAKTSQALRLSSKKSSPKKTRGRSLSPQKNTLDRFLNKRQRTEGPMRDLISALLQEQTNESGIEQKEDREIINPNKAGIKILNIDLIDTESEEDL
- the GLN3 gene encoding nitrogen-responsive transcriptional regulator GLN3 (some similarities with uniprot|P18494 Saccharomyces cerevisiae YER040W GLN3 Transcriptional activator of genes regulated by nitrogen catabolite repression (NCR) localization and activity regulated by quality of nitrogen source) gives rise to the protein MSDRGLHDPFELFASTDSGVSHEPSWNHTQFDAMLEILPENLNLDVGGLQQDTSSPVATTLKFESNTTTTTITNASMKDDGSPDVIGEEDDEGGWKTPVAEISSHNGLKSRPIDIVQSVTPSTTAGQLIGNDLNLQNGEIAQLWDFNVHEFMMTPSDHSDSATISAPSSFNSEQFTPGTTTPGFNPASSTASITNNNYNNGNNNGNNNNNNNTNSNSHFQNSWNHLLHQQHDNGPNSSSLAYQHPRLFQNNNSSQSTIKADEYQHKQPQLPRRSSSRNLLIKNDMNEDGALPLLTHTTTNLVKKNSSVKNLPTTTLPQYRRCSSSTNMQVMNGPPVNNGAKANKPPTQCYNCKTLKTPLWRRDPDGNTLCNACGLFQKLHGTMRPLSLKSDIIKKRNTKKRTKKDDKPASNMELQGQNDHSTNRGSQSPEKFQRKLSAKHTSIQPAANIYNQSALSQNSLNNLNKKTATKSRRSSTSSSTSSKSSSSRSVVPILPKPSPGSRENTLQQFQYQIQMQVSQPNSAASSPRYSNSPRFYPTSPSTGLGVSIPRRKSSRTQISQSSSFMAQSLQQLQHQQHNSSSNHTSAGISTNGSNSQASTATSQNANNLSSSTNSSSNATISAPNSWANHSLSQPQNIASPNSSRSPFELFSNPNSQPKKSHKSLLSQQLQNSSNSSSSSSSFVENASSGQQLSQTPPSHHSQTQQNFGSSVPAASPRSSYVDTLQQQRGILQYEQQQVARRKTPSTRQSNPSLFESSGSSLSKPKKENNVMDDLDWLKFGM